One genomic region from Prunus persica cultivar Lovell chromosome G3, Prunus_persica_NCBIv2, whole genome shotgun sequence encodes:
- the LOC18783758 gene encoding uncharacterized protein LOC18783758 encodes MAGLLAWAADVVGGGGGQGNEEDGSNSIPLIFTPEQQKYALDLDHKATSLSRSIQDLRLRLPPSDISQRLPDLHAHSVASNAALALQLNAHSTTREQAQLREVTLQEENVAYERAISNCETKIMEKIQEADLLRRKLMEMEETERDLRVKLENAQTALDVSRSGESHDSIGDSKMTIETELDIEASKKAILDKLEERKKELSSMEEVVKHLEGRWAEIQDNALSHPSPVQREKILDKQLHSLIEQLAAKQAQAEGLVNEIHLKETELERVNGLWRKLESSNMEMNTARNRFGRSTSFKGSASSDYILDGHHRYADGRTESQQRLMLLRSGFVLYILALHIVVFIKISF; translated from the exons atggCTGGATTGCTAGCGTGGGCAGCAGACGTAGTAGGAGGTGGTGGCGGGCAAGGTAACGAAGAAGACGGTTCCAATTCGATCCCGCTTATATTCACTCCGGAGCAGCAAAAGTATGCTCTAGACTTGGATCACAAAGCAACTTCTCTCAGCCGTTCGATCCAAGATCTACGGCTCAGACTCCCTCCCTCTGACATCTCCCAACGGCTCCCTGATCTCCATGCCCACTCCGTCGCTTCTAATGCCGCTCTTGCTCTCCAATTGAATGCCCATTCCACTACCCGCGAACAG GCCCAGTTGAGAGAGGTGACATTGCAGGAAGAGAATGTTGCATATGAAAGGGCCATTTCAAATTGTGAAACTAAAATAATGGAGAAAATTCAAGAAGCAGATTTACTTAGAAGGAAGTTAATG GAAATGGAGGAAACTGAGAGGGATTTAAGAGTTAAGCTTGAAAATGCACAAACTGCATTGGATGTGAGTCGTTCTGGCGAATCACATGACTCCATTGGCGACTCAAAGATGACAATCGAAACTGAACTTGACATTGAAGCCTCAAAGAAAGCTATACTTGACAAGTTAgaggagaggaagaaagagTTG AGTTCAATGGAAGAAGTAGTAAAACATTTAGAGGGGAGATGGGCAGAAATTCAAGATAATGCACTCAGTCACCCTTCTCCAG TTCAAAGAGAGAAGATTTTGGATAAACAACTTCACAGTTTAATTGAGCAGCTTGCAGCAAAACAG GCACAAGCAGAAGGCCTGGTGAATGAAATTCATTTGAAAGAGACGGAGCTAGAAAGAGTGAATGGGTTGTGGAGAAAGCTTGAAAGCAGCAACATGGAGATGAATACTGCTAGAAACCGGTTTGGACGAAGCACATCTTTTAAAGGATCTGCTTCCTCTGATTATATTCTTGATGGTCATCATAGATATGCCGATGGCCGAACAGAGAGTCAGCAAAGGCTCATGCTGCTCAGGTCGGGTTTTGTGCTCTACATTTTAGCTTTGCACATCGTGGTCTTCATCAAGATCTCATTTTGA
- the LOC18784210 gene encoding protein trichome birefringence-like 19: MKHHDIELPFGKICQAPQKAPKKVVLLVFALLLLTIIPLYYPSISHSLFVSETVNSNPFVPSSSSSSSSQDHLNDHVHEEDDLPSVITSNLKCDIFTGEWVPNPEAPYYTNKTCWAIHEHQNCMKYGRPDTEFMKWRWKPDGCELPIFNPAQFLELLRGKSLAFVGDSVGRNQMQSLICLLSRVEYPIDVSITPDPTQKFIRWKYMSYNFTMATFWTPHLIKSKEATYTNGPTKTGLFELYLDEFDEAWTTKVEEFDYIILSAGHWFFRSMVYYENQKISGCHYCLLDNVPDVGIFYGYRKAFRLAFKAINSLQNYKGITYLRTFAPSHFENGLWNQGGNCLRTTPFQSNETQLEGANLELYMIQIEEFRNAEKEGRKKGLKYRLLDTTQASLLRPDGHPSRYGHWPHENVTLYNDCVHWCLPGPIDTWSDFLLEMLKMEGMRSAEEKKLMLSKDRRLN, translated from the exons atgAAGCACCACGACATTGAGCTTCCCTTTGGGAAAATATGCCAAGCACCACAAAAGGCACCAAAAAAAGTGGTGCTTCTAGTGTTTGCCCTACTTCTTCTCACAATCATCCCTCTCTATTACCCTTCAATAAGCCACTCCTTATTTGTGTCGGAAACTGTTAATTCAAACCCATTTGTGccctcttcatcatcatcatcatcatcacaagATCATTTAAATGATCATGTTCATGAGGAGGATGATTTGCCATCCGTAATAACTAGCAATTTAAAGTGTGACATATTTACTGGAGAATGGGTTCCAAATCCAGAGGCTCCCTATTACACAAACAAAACATGTTGGGCAATCCACGAACATCAAAACTGCATGAAGTATGGAAGACCAGACACAGAGTTCATGAAATGGAGGTGGAAGCCAGATGGGTGTGAGCTTCCTATTTTTAACCCGGCCCAGTTCCTAGAATTGCTTAGAGGCAAGTCCTTGGCCTTTGTTGGAGACTCTGTGGGCAGAAATCAAATGCAGTCCTTGATATGCCTCCTTTCTAGG GTGGAATATCCAAtagatgtttcaatcacaccAGATCCAACTCAGAAATTCATACGCTGGAAATACATGTCCTACAACTTCACCATGGCAACATTTTGGACGCCACATTTGATCAAATCCAAAGAAGCAACCTACACGAACGGACCGACAAAGACGGGCCTTTTCGAGCTCTACCTCGATGAATTTGATGAGGCATGGACAACCAAAGTAGAGGAATTCGACTACATTATACTTTCTGCAGGCCATTGGTTCTTCCGTTCGATGGTTTACTATGAAAATCAAAAGATTTCAGGGTGCCACTATTGCCTCCTAGACAATGTGCCTGATGTAGGCATTTTCTATGGATATAGAAAGGCTTTTAGGTTAGCTTTTAAGGCCATAAACAGCTTACAAAATTATAAGGGCATAACCTATCTTAGGACTTTTGCACCGTCACATTTTGAAAACGGGCTGTGGAACCAAGGAGGTAACTGTTTGAGAACGACGCCGTTTCAGAGCAACGAGACACAATTGGAGGGTGCTAATTTGGAGCTTTACATGATCCAAATTGAGGAGTTTAGGAACGCTgaaaaagaagggagaaaAAAGGGTTTGAAATATAGGTTATTGGACACAACACAGGCCTCATTGTTAAGGCCAGATGGTCATCCTAGTAGATATGGGCACTGGCCACATGAAAATGTGACTTTGTATAATGACTGTGTGCATTGGTGCCTGCCGGGACCCATTGACACATGGAGTGATTTCTTGCTGGAGATGTTGAAGATGGAGGGTATGAGATCAGCTGAGGAGAAGAAGCTCATGCTTTCAAAAGACAGGAGATTGAATTAA
- the LOC18784372 gene encoding protein trichome birefringence-like 19: MKFHAIDLINGKYTQPNNSHKNIFLLALTLVLLTTIPLCLNNISNSPLPSPKNNAGGSKSIEKEDQCQIFSGNWVPCPDGPAYYTNETCNLIIDEQNCMKFGRPDTEFMKWRWKPDACELPLFDAAQFLELVRGKSLAFLGDSVGKNQMQSLLCLLAIVAYPEDISHKYSSNTDYFKRYVYNDYNFTIATLWSPYLVKSRDADPSGHDINSLMNLYLDEPDQAWLTQVEQFDYVIVSAGQWFFRPLMYHENGRVIGCHKCEQDNMTSFVTSYGYRKAFQTVFRTLRSLKNYKGVTFLRTFSPSHFENGAWNEGGNCVRTSPFTKEETKLDGYVLEMYLTQVEELKAAEEQGLQRGLQFRLMDTTEAMLLRPDGHPNFYGHSPHRNMTLADCVHWCLPGPIDTWNEILLSMLKTGYRPSRL; the protein is encoded by the exons ATGAAGTTTCATGCCATTGATCTCATTAATGGAAAATACACACAACCCAACAACAGccacaaaaatatttttctgctAGCCCTTACCTTAGTTCTGCTCACTACAATCCCTCTCTGTCTAAACAACATCTCAAATTCCCCATTGCCGTCTCCTAAGAACAATGCCGGCGGTTCAAAAAGCATCGAAAAAGAAGATCAATGCCAAATATTTAGTGGGAACTGGGTTCCATGTCCTGATGGACCTGCTTACTACACAAATGAAACTTGCAATCTGATCATTGATGAGCAAAACTGCATGAAGTTTGGGAGACCTGATACGGAGTTCATGAAATGGAGGTGGAAGCCTGATGCTTGTGAGTTGCCCTTGTTTGATGCAGCTCAGTTCTTGGAGCTTGTTAGAGGCAAGTCATTGGCTTTCCTTGGTGACTCTGTGGGAAAGAATCAAATGCAGTCATTGCTTTGCCTCTTAGCCATT gTGGCTTATCCTGAGGACATTTCTCATAAATATTCGTCAAACACAGATTActtcaagcgctatgtctaCAATGATTACAATTTCACCATAGCAACTCTCTGGTCCCCCTACTTGGTTAAATCTAGAGACGCAGATCCTAGTGGACATGACATCAACAGCCTCATGAACCTCTACTTAGATGAGCCCGACCAGGCATGGCTAACTCAGGTCGAACAATTCGACTATGTGATCGTCTCAGCAGGACAATGGTTCTTCCGGCCACTAATGTACCATGAAAATGGTCGCGTTATCGGGTGTCACAAGTGCGAACAAGACAACATGACGTCGTTTGTCACCTCCTACGGATACAGAAAGGCCTTTCAAACGGTGTTTAGAACCCTTCGAAGCCTTAAAAACTACAAGGGGGTGACATTTCTGAGGACGTTTTCTCCCTCACACTTCGAAAACGGGGCATGGAACGAGGGAGGGAACTGTGTGAGGACAAGTCCTTTTACCAAAGAAGAAACGAAGCTAGATGGGTATGTTTTGGAAATGTACTTGACTCAAGTGGAGGAGCTAAAAGCAGCAGAAGAGCAAGGCCTGCAGAGAGGCCTGCAGTTTAGGTTGATGGACACAACAGAAGCTATGTTGCTGAGGCCTGATGGACACCCAAACTTCTATGGACACTCACCTCATAGGAATATGACTCTTGCCGACTGTGTTCACTGGTGCTTGCCAGGCCCCATTGATACGTGGAATGAGATCTTGCTGTCTATGTTGAAGACAGGGTACAGGCCATCTCgattataa